From Deferrisoma camini S3R1, the proteins below share one genomic window:
- the asnB gene encoding asparagine synthase (glutamine-hydrolyzing): MCGIAGLFHRNGSPVDPEVLVRMTRTLTHRGPDEEGYFVNGRPPVDALGGWEAGKLGSPASYQRPNDSRFTIHDLRSTAGPGHVGLGHRRLSIIDLSTGQQPLANEDGTVWVAFNGEVYNFQSLKKELEAKGHRFRTHSDTETIVHAWEEWGEGAVQRFRGMFAIALWDERKQVLWLVRDRVGKKPLYYLVDDERLVFGSEIKAILEAPGVDRDVDLTALSDYLSLLYVPSPKSIFRSIRKLPPAHYALVTADAFEVRRYWDLAFTPCHDLPEERMMEELLGILDEATRLRMISDVPLGAFLSGGVDSSAVVALMARASDGRPVLTNSISFSVAQYNEAEYARRVAELFRTDHHEFHVTPEAIPVIEELAWHYDEPFADSSAVPTYYVSRTARQNVTVSLSGDGGDENFAGYRRYYMDARENLVRNLVPRPLRRPVFGGLGRLYPKADYLPQIFRGKAFISNVARDPEDAYFFSVSAFYEDAKRALLKPEVLEALGGYETRDLFYEIYRRAPAEDHLSRIQYLDIQTYLCGDILTKVDRASMAVSLEVRCPILDHEFMEYVARIPSRLKLVGLDGKHIFKKALKRHLPDDILYRRKMGFGVPILEWLRGELKDYARGLILDGEASRLYFRQDRLERIWKEHQNGLRNYATELWIVMMLNLWAGRFSHR; encoded by the coding sequence ATGTGCGGCATTGCAGGTCTGTTCCATCGCAACGGCTCGCCCGTCGACCCCGAGGTGCTGGTCCGGATGACCCGGACCCTGACCCACCGGGGGCCCGACGAGGAGGGGTACTTCGTCAACGGGCGTCCGCCCGTTGACGCGCTGGGAGGCTGGGAGGCTGGGAAGCTGGGAAGCCCGGCGTCCTACCAACGTCCCAACGATTCACGATTCACGATTCACGATTTACGATCAACGGCCGGACCGGGCCACGTGGGCCTCGGCCACCGGCGGCTGTCCATCATCGACCTTTCCACCGGCCAGCAGCCCCTCGCCAACGAGGACGGCACGGTTTGGGTGGCGTTCAACGGCGAGGTCTACAACTTCCAGTCCTTGAAGAAGGAGCTGGAGGCCAAGGGCCACCGGTTCCGCACCCACTCCGACACCGAGACCATCGTGCACGCCTGGGAGGAGTGGGGCGAGGGCGCGGTGCAGCGGTTCCGGGGGATGTTTGCGATCGCCCTGTGGGACGAGCGAAAGCAGGTGCTGTGGCTCGTCCGGGACCGGGTGGGCAAAAAGCCGCTCTATTACTTGGTGGACGACGAGCGGCTGGTGTTCGGCTCGGAAATCAAGGCGATCTTGGAGGCTCCGGGGGTGGACCGGGACGTGGACCTGACCGCGCTGTCGGACTACCTGTCGCTCCTGTACGTGCCCTCGCCCAAAAGCATCTTCCGGTCGATCCGAAAGCTCCCCCCGGCCCACTACGCCCTGGTCACGGCCGACGCGTTCGAGGTCCGCCGGTACTGGGACCTCGCGTTCACCCCGTGCCACGACCTGCCCGAGGAGCGGATGATGGAGGAGCTCCTGGGCATCCTGGACGAGGCCACCCGGCTTCGGATGATCAGTGACGTGCCGCTCGGGGCGTTCCTGTCGGGAGGCGTGGACTCCTCGGCCGTGGTGGCCCTGATGGCCCGGGCCTCCGACGGCCGCCCGGTGCTCACGAACTCCATCTCGTTCAGCGTGGCCCAGTACAACGAGGCCGAGTACGCGCGGCGGGTGGCGGAGCTGTTTCGCACCGACCACCACGAGTTCCACGTGACCCCCGAAGCCATCCCGGTCATCGAGGAGCTGGCCTGGCACTACGACGAGCCGTTCGCGGACTCGTCGGCCGTGCCCACGTACTACGTGTCGCGCACCGCCCGGCAGAACGTCACGGTCTCCCTCTCCGGCGACGGCGGGGATGAGAACTTCGCCGGGTACCGGCGCTACTACATGGACGCCCGGGAGAACCTGGTGCGCAACCTGGTGCCCCGGCCCCTGCGAAGACCCGTGTTCGGCGGCCTGGGGAGGCTCTACCCCAAGGCGGACTACCTGCCCCAGATCTTCCGGGGCAAGGCCTTCATTTCGAATGTGGCCCGCGACCCGGAGGACGCGTACTTCTTTTCGGTGAGCGCCTTTTACGAGGACGCGAAACGGGCGCTGCTCAAGCCGGAGGTGCTGGAGGCCCTGGGTGGCTACGAAACCCGGGACCTGTTCTACGAGATCTACCGCCGGGCCCCGGCCGAGGACCACCTATCCAGGATCCAGTACCTGGACATCCAGACCTACCTGTGCGGCGACATCCTCACCAAGGTGGACCGGGCCAGCATGGCGGTGTCGCTGGAGGTGCGCTGCCCGATCCTGGACCACGAGTTCATGGAGTACGTGGCCCGGATCCCTTCGCGCCTGAAGCTCGTGGGGCTCGACGGAAAGCACATCTTCAAAAAGGCCCTTAAGCGCCACCTGCCCGACGACATCCTGTACCGGAGGAAGATGGGGTTCGGGGTGCCGATCCTGGAGTGGCTGCGGGGCGAGCTCAAGGACTACGCCCGGGGTCTGATCCTGGACGGCGAGGCGAGCCGCCTGTACTTCCGCCAGGACCGGCTGGAGCGGATCTGGAAGGAGCACCAAAACGGCCTGCGCAACTACGCCACCGAACTGTGGATCGTGATGATGCTCAACTTGTGGGCGGGGAGGTTTAGCCACAGATAA
- a CDS encoding type II toxin-antitoxin system RelE family toxin encodes MGWTIEYLASARKDVRGLDPPSRNRIRKYLERLSTLDDPRSLGAPLTGKLHELWRYRVGPYRIVARIEDERLVVLVVRIGPRREVYRGG; translated from the coding sequence ATGGGCTGGACGATTGAGTACCTGGCGTCCGCCCGGAAGGATGTCAGGGGGCTGGATCCGCCCTCCCGGAACCGGATTCGGAAGTACCTCGAACGCCTGTCGACCCTGGACGACCCCCGCTCGTTGGGTGCCCCGCTGACGGGGAAGCTTCACGAGCTGTGGCGGTACCGTGTGGGGCCCTACCGGATCGTCGCAAGGATCGAGGACGAGAGGCTCGTCGTGCTGGTGGTCCGTATCGGTCCCCGCCGAGAGGTGTATCGCGGAGGGTGA
- a CDS encoding type II toxin-antitoxin system VapC family toxin: MTRLASAGSLLRRLDGRKVLIDTNVIIYLVEDVPGYGNLAQHVFRSLEAGGFEGVVSAITLGELMMGPLWAGRRDTARNLRDWLGAFPNLECRLVDERVLAHLGEDPSVRWERLRATDALIVAAGLAAGAELFLSNDLAWRKALSPEVLVALER; this comes from the coding sequence GTGACGAGGCTTGCGTCCGCCGGATCCCTGCTGCGGCGCCTGGACGGGCGGAAGGTACTGATCGACACAAACGTGATCATCTACCTCGTGGAGGACGTTCCGGGGTACGGAAACCTCGCGCAACACGTGTTCCGTAGCCTGGAGGCCGGCGGATTCGAGGGGGTCGTCTCAGCGATCACCCTGGGCGAGCTCATGATGGGCCCGTTATGGGCCGGTAGGAGGGATACGGCAAGAAACCTGCGCGACTGGCTGGGCGCTTTCCCGAACCTGGAGTGCCGCCTAGTGGACGAGCGGGTTCTCGCCCACCTTGGGGAGGACCCGTCGGTCCGGTGGGAAAGGCTGCGGGCGACGGATGCGCTGATCGTGGCCGCCGGACTCGCGGCCGGGGCGGAGCTGTTCTTGTCGAACGACCTCGCCTGGCGAAAAGCCCTGAGCCCGGAGGTGCTGGTGGCGCTGGAGCGGTGA
- the relB gene encoding type II toxin-antitoxin system RelB family antitoxin, with amino-acid sequence MGMLSLRLPEDLQARLNRLAEMTARPKGYYVREALKRYLDDLEDVYLAEKRLEDLRAGKDLIVSHEDFWDGLDD; translated from the coding sequence ATGGGAATGCTCTCGCTCCGGCTGCCCGAGGATCTTCAGGCCCGCCTCAACCGCCTGGCCGAGATGACCGCCCGTCCCAAGGGGTATTACGTGCGCGAGGCCCTGAAGCGGTATCTGGACGATCTGGAAGACGTGTACCTTGCAGAGAAGCGCCTGGAGGACCTCCGAGCGGGCAAGGACTTGATCGTCTCGCACGAGGACTTCTGGGATGGGCTGGACGATTGA
- a CDS encoding AbrB/MazE/SpoVT family DNA-binding domain-containing protein: MATETIVRVGQRGTIVVPAEIRRRWGIRKDTRLILREEGDRLVLMPVPSLTEALAGSAKGCFGSTAAEVREWLDREREDP; this comes from the coding sequence ATGGCTACGGAAACGATCGTGCGGGTTGGGCAGAGGGGGACGATTGTCGTTCCGGCCGAGATCCGGCGCCGGTGGGGGATCCGGAAGGACACCCGTCTGATCCTGCGGGAGGAGGGCGACCGGTTGGTCCTCATGCCGGTTCCGTCTTTGACCGAGGCCTTGGCGGGTTCGGCAAAGGGATGCTTCGGAAGCACTGCGGCAGAGGTCCGGGAGTGGCTGGACCGGGAGCGCGAGGACCCGTGA